In the genome of Polyangiaceae bacterium, one region contains:
- a CDS encoding ribbon-helix-helix protein, CopG family produces the protein MGRPARAEIASTMHVGFRLTQDEVDRLDHLVAEQGHRDRSALLRAWLAEGGPTSTTPRTNTADVPRTNSKRTQATARTEPPTRPRHPRITATPRVKDSSPSSGEPSQEMRPKSIMRELLAELNLRRDALLIRVPEVVRALLPHASMETVHEALLTLNKNGLIELRPDAGSEFLKPEDAAICPRGPRDTVFSYARWTDTSTR, from the coding sequence ATGGGGCGACCCGCACGAGCTGAAATCGCATCGACGATGCATGTTGGTTTTCGACTCACGCAAGACGAGGTGGACCGACTTGATCACCTCGTCGCAGAGCAAGGACACCGTGACCGCTCCGCGTTGCTGCGCGCGTGGCTTGCCGAAGGTGGGCCGACGTCGACGACTCCGCGGACAAACACCGCAGACGTGCCGCGGACAAACTCCAAGCGCACACAAGCGACCGCTCGCACCGAGCCGCCAACTCGCCCGCGACACCCAAGGATCACAGCCACGCCACGCGTGAAGGATTCGAGTCCATCGAGCGGTGAGCCCTCGCAAGAAATGCGACCAAAGTCCATCATGCGCGAGCTACTGGCTGAGCTGAACCTTCGAAGGGACGCGCTACTCATTCGAGTGCCAGAAGTTGTGCGTGCTCTCTTGCCGCATGCGTCAATGGAGACGGTGCACGAGGCACTTCTCACACTGAACAAGAACGGGTTGATCGAACTGCGTCCCGATGCTGGTAGCGAGTTTTTGAAGCCAGAAGACGCTGCGATTTGCCCGCGTGGACCTCGCGACACGGTGTTTTCTTACGCTCGATGGACCGACACGAGCACGCGTTAG
- a CDS encoding tyrosine-type recombinase/integrase: MTSSALLAADKPATLNLSPGLADDVLRAAEHAQHARADNTRRSYARAWEQWNAYAHEHGACALPASPLVVAAYLAHLDKEGLGTSTMDIALAAIVDRHRAARLPLPTNDPVVRDVRAGIRARRGIRPQGKAALGAYELHEMIDALPPDLSGLRDRALLLVGFGAALRRSELVALHVAHVAWHARGIVVLVARSKGDQEGRGVEVPIHAAPGPLCPVAALRAWLDAARIIDGPIFRSVSRWGRVGLDALASRHVAEVVKRAAKRVGLDPRVLAGHSLRAGFATTAASVGAHMAEISRVTRHNSDGMLRRYIRAGTMFDRDPLRGVLAR; encoded by the coding sequence ATGACATCGAGTGCACTTCTTGCCGCGGACAAACCCGCAACGTTGAACCTCTCGCCCGGCCTGGCAGACGACGTGCTACGCGCCGCGGAGCACGCGCAGCACGCGCGCGCGGACAATACGCGCCGCTCGTACGCTCGCGCGTGGGAGCAGTGGAACGCGTACGCACACGAGCACGGTGCGTGCGCGCTACCAGCATCGCCGCTCGTCGTCGCGGCGTACCTCGCGCACCTCGACAAGGAAGGACTTGGAACGTCAACGATGGACATCGCCCTCGCGGCGATCGTCGATCGTCATCGAGCCGCACGACTTCCTTTGCCCACAAACGATCCTGTCGTGCGCGACGTGCGCGCGGGCATTCGTGCTCGTCGTGGCATACGACCGCAAGGCAAAGCCGCGCTTGGTGCGTATGAGCTTCACGAGATGATCGACGCGCTACCGCCCGATCTTTCTGGCCTGCGTGACCGCGCTTTGTTGCTCGTCGGATTTGGCGCGGCCTTGCGACGCTCCGAGCTCGTCGCGCTCCATGTCGCGCACGTCGCGTGGCACGCTCGCGGGATCGTCGTGCTCGTCGCACGTTCGAAGGGCGATCAGGAAGGACGCGGCGTAGAAGTGCCGATCCATGCCGCCCCAGGTCCCCTTTGCCCCGTCGCAGCGTTGCGCGCGTGGCTCGATGCTGCGCGCATCATCGACGGGCCGATCTTCCGCTCCGTCTCGCGCTGGGGGCGCGTGGGGCTCGATGCTCTCGCCTCACGTCACGTGGCCGAAGTGGTCAAGCGTGCTGCCAAACGCGTAGGACTCGATCCGCGCGTGCTCGCGGGGCACTCCCTGCGCGCAGGGTTCGCGACGACCGCGGCAAGCGTTGGGGCGCACATGGCGGAAATCTCGCGCGTCACGCGTCACAACAGTGACGGGATGCTCCGCCGATACATCCGCGCGGGGACCATGTTCGACCGCGATCCGCTCCGTGGAGTGCTCGCACGATAG